Proteins co-encoded in one Cucurbita pepo subsp. pepo cultivar mu-cu-16 chromosome LG15, ASM280686v2, whole genome shotgun sequence genomic window:
- the LOC111811832 gene encoding uncharacterized protein LOC111811832 produces the protein MSLRIKAVVDKFVEELKEALDADIQDRIMKEREMQSYIEEREREVAEREAAWKAELSRREAEIARQEARLKMEKENLEKEKSVLMGTASNQDNQDGALEITVSGEKYRCLRFAKAKK, from the exons ATGTCTCTGAGAATAAAGGCGGTGGTGGATAAATTCGTGGAGGAGCTCAAGGAAGCTTTGGATGCGGATATTCAAGATCGAATCatgaaggagagagagatgcAGAGTTACATCGAAGAGCGTGAGCGTGAGGTTGCTGAGCGCGAAGCTGCTTGGAAGGCTGAGCTCTCCCGTCGCGAG GCCGAGATCGCCCGACAAGAAGCGAGGTTGAAGATGGAGAAGGAAAAtctggaaaaggaaaaaagtgtGCTAATGGGAACTGCATCAAATCAAGACAATCAAGATGGAGCTCTTGAAATTACTGTAAGTGGTGAAAAGTACCGATGCCTTAGGTTTGCAAAGGCAAAAAAATGA
- the LOC111811813 gene encoding uncharacterized protein LOC111811813, translating to MEDCLRESMRKLALWLTKTFKPIMTHDELEPIMVTLGFIALEPAVNGAGISWKSYKYSAADCRTKSVSPPPPIPRLPYPRIDGLHIYTYRAFLDAVNFYLEKFDISDLFHIRGLPLYRNHDRNRKWRRMDEEGGNFVYREGTLDQTTLNRYNFHKTWPNNKRYKKNESSTSTSDDENDDSSKKIEDPICIVSLKDVIT from the exons ATGGAGGACTGCCTGAGGGAGTCCATGCGAAAATTAGCCCTCTGGTTAACCAAAACCTTCAAGCCAATCATGACGCATGACGAGCTCGAACCTATTATGGTTACTCTAGGCTTTATCGCCTTGGAACCGGCCGTCAACGGCGCCGGAATCTCCTGGAAATCCTACAAATACTCCGCCGCAGATTGCCGTACTAAGTCTGTTTCTCCGCCGCCGCCAATACCGCGACTGCCGTATCCGAGGATCGACGGTCTTCATATTTATACGTACAGAGCATTTCTCGATGCCGTCAATTTTTATCTCGAGAAATTTGATATCTCCGATCTCTTCCATATTAG AGGATTGCCATTGTATCGAAACCATGATCGAAATAGAAAGTGGCGTCGAATGGACGAAGAAGGaggtaattttgtttatagaGAAGGGACTCTAGATCAAACAACACTCAATAGGTATAACTTTCATAAGACTTGGCCGAATAACAAGAGATACAAAAAGAATGAGAGTAGTACAAGTACCAGCGACGACGAAAATGATGATTCtagtaaaaaaattgaagaccCCATCTGCATTGTTAGTTTGAAAGATGTAATAACATAA
- the LOC111811788 gene encoding expansin-A16: MAAFVAVVIYLVLLQTPNLFAAKDEEWKSATATYSKETDGSIVTEGACGYGDLHKISYGKYSAGLSSMLFNRGSTCGACYELRCVDHILWCLQGSPTVVLTATDFCPPNYGLSSDYGGWCNFPKEHFEMSEAAFAEISEKKADIVPVQYRRTRCDRSGGLRFTVSGNSRFFQVLITNVGMDGELVAVKVKGSRTGWIPLARNWGQNWQSNVNLHGQPLSFEVTSSSGRTLTSYSVAPANWQFGQTFEGKQF; the protein is encoded by the exons atgGCTGCCTTTGTAGCTGTAGTAATCTACTTGGTTCTTCTGCAAACACCCAATCTCTTTGCGGCTAAGGATGAAGAGTGGAAATCTGCTACTGCAACATACTCCAAAGAAACAGATGGGTCCATTGTTACAG AAGGTGCATGTGGATATGGAGATCTGCATAAAATTAGCTATGGAAAATATAGCGCAGGATTGAGTAGCATGTTGTTTAATAGAGGGAGTACCTGTGGAGCTTGCTATGAGCTTAGATGTGTTGACCACATCTTGTGGTGCTTGCAAGGAAGCCCGACCGTCGTTCTAACAGCCACCGACTTCTGTCCTCCAAATTACGGCCTATCTTCCGATTATGGTGGTTGGTGTAATTTTCCTAAAGAACATTTTGAGATGTCAGAGGCAGCATTTGCTGAAATATCAGAGAAAAAAGCAGATATTGTGCCAGTTCAATATAGGAG GACGAGGTGTGATCGAAGCGGTGGATTGAGGTTCACGGTTAGTGGAAATTCTCGTTTCTTTCAAGTTCTGATTACTAATGTTGGGATGGATGGTGAATTAGTGGCAGTGAAGGTAAAAGGATCAAGAACAGGATGGATACCACTTGCAAGGAACTGGGGACAGAACTGGCAAAGCAATGTCAATCTTCATGGGCAACCTCTCTCGTTCGAAGTTACCTCTAGCAGTGGAAGAACACTTACTTCCTACAGCGTTGCACCTGCAAACTGGCAGTTTGGGCAGACATTTGAAggaaaacaattttga
- the LOC111811790 gene encoding protein THYLAKOID ASSEMBLY 8-like, chloroplastic, which yields MSFLATTPSPTILSPPYTLLGSGGKVSYLRLGRVEGYRRVTMRGGSENRKPLQKGRNLSIEAIQAVQSLKRAKKDLQQLDRVYDSKIRRLLKFDMMAVLRELLRQNECSLALKVFEDVRKEDWYKPQISLYADIVSVLASNGLFEPVQIIHSYLKAETDLAPEIEGFNNLLKALVSYNLGELAMESYYLMKKVGCEPDKTSFRIVIKGLESTTESVDLRTVKKDAQELYGESLEFLEEEDDPATGISTH from the exons ATGAGTTTCTTAGCAACTACTCCGTCGCCGACGATTCTCAGTCCGCCGTACACGTTACTGGGCTCCGGCGGGAAAGTATCCTATCTGCGACTAGGCAGGGTGGAGGGATATCGGCGAGTGACAATGAGAGGCGGAAGTGAAAATCGGAAGCCGTTGCAGAAGGGGAGGAACCTCAGCATCGAAGCAATTCAAGCGGTACAGTCGTTGAAGCGAGCTAAGAAAGATTTACAACAATTGGACCGAGTGTATGATTCTAAAATTAGACGCTTATTGAAGTTCGATATGATGGCTGTCCTTCGCGAGCTCCTTCGCCAGAACGAGTGTTCTTTGGCTCTTAAG GTTTTTGAAGATGTTAGAAAGGAGGACTGGTACAAGCCTCAGATTTCGCTGTATGCTGATATTGTTTCAGTATTGGCTAGCAATGGATTGTTCGAACCAGTACAAATAATTCATTCGTACTTAAAAGCAGAAACTGACCTAGCACCTGAAATTGAGGGGTTCAACAATCTTCTGAAGGCTTTGGTTAGTTATAATCTAGGGGAACTTGCAATGGAGTCGTATTACTTGATGAAAAAAGTAGGTTGTGAGCCAGATAAGACTTCTTTCAGGATTGTCATAAAAGGATTGGAATCAACGACAGAATCAGTTGATTTAAGAACTGTGAAGAAGGATGCACAAGAGCTTTATGGTGAATCACTTGAGTTtctagaggaagaagacgaccCAGCTACCGGCATATCGACGCACTGA